The Nitrospirota bacterium nucleotide sequence CGCGCCAAGGCTTTCCAACTTTATAAGATTCTAATTGCGAAACCAAATTATTCATCAGATTCTCATTATTATCTTTTTTAAGTAACGTAATGGCTCTTTCCCCCGTCTGGACTGCCTCTTTGAAATTACCTGATTCAGCATAAGCTGCAGCCAGCGTACCCAAGAAAACCACTTCACCCGGACGAAGTTCAATTGCTTTCAACGCCAATTTTAAAGCCTTAGTTCCATCTCTAAACTTGCCGTCAGTACATGAAGATAAGAGAGCTGAATAGTTGTTGTATACTAATGCATTCTGCGGGTCTAACTCTATTGCTTTTTCGTAATCTTTAATAGCAGAGGCAAAATCTCTTTTTTCGTGCCAGGTATTTGCACGGTTAAACACTGCCTGAGCATACTTCGAATTAAACTCTATTGCTTTTGTATAGTCAGAGATAGCGTTGTCAAGATTACTCTTTTCATACCATGCCTCAGCTCTAAAATAGTATGCCTCAGAGTTGCTTGTATCAATTTTTATCCCCTCTGTATAATTATCAATGGCACTCTCATAATCTCCCTTACCGAAGAGTGTTGATGCCCTGTTAAAATAAATTCTACCTTTTAAAGAATTATTAGGGTTAAGCTGTAACGCCTTTGTATAATCAGATAAAGCAAAGTCATAATTACCCTTACTATTCCAAATAAAGCCACGATTAATATATGCCTCGATAAGTTCTTTATTTATTTCCAATGCCTTTGTGTAATCAACAATGGCATTATCCAATTTACCCATCTTAAACCAAGCAACTCCACGATTATAATATATATCCGCATTGCGTGGATTTATTTCTAAAGCCATGTCATAAATTTTTATAGCCGATTCATAGTTCCCATCCCTGTTTTCACGATTACCTCTGCTAATTAGATAATTTTCTTCTGAGCAGCCATTTAACAATGGAATTGTAATTATTAGACACAAAACAATAACGTTAGAACTCTTCATAATCATATTCTGCTCCTATTTACACATGTTCATTATTTTATTGTACACAGGTTTCATGGTATCAATGGGATGAACAATTGTTTCGTATATATTAGCGTCAAGTGCATTTTTGAATGCAATTGGCATTGTTATTATATTTACAGTTGTGGATAATGAGTCTCCATATGCATTCTTAACGCCTAAGTTATTTAACATTGCATCATGCTGTATTGATGTTTCATAAAAATTAGGCACATTATATTCAAAAAACTCCATGAGGGAACTCCCGGGTTTTAGTACATCTGCAGGAGCATTAACGGATCCCATCACTGCGGGATCTCCTTGCTTACGTAACCATTCCGCTAATCCCTCAGAATCAATCAGCAATATCGGGTTGTTGCCAACATACGCCATGAGGTTAGTATCACCCCCCTCAAAGCCAATGGGGTCTTCGCTTATGAATCTCCCAACCTCAGGGTCATAGTAACGTGCTCGCATGTAATACATTCCGTTCGGCTCAGTCATAACTCCATGTTGCCCAACAAACTTGAGCGGCTGAGGAATCGCTTCTACTTGATTGAGAATTTTCCCGAATGGATCATACGCATATTTATTCACAACCGCCTGTGATGAATTACTCATGGCAATCGTGCTGCCTACTGCGTTGAAATGATAAGTATACACCTGATTCGCCGGGGTAACCCTTGCGAGCAAACCCGCTCCATAGATGTAATAGCTTGTAATGTTATTCGATCCATCCGCCTCTGCAAGCAAATTCCCGCTTGCATCGTATATGTAGCGTGTAGTTACTCCGTCTCTCACAGCCTGAACACGATTACCTTTACCGTCATAAAAAAACTGAGTATTACTGCCAATTCCGGTCAACCGATGCTCATAGTCGAACGAATATGTCGAACCGTAAGCTGTAGACAACTGTCCCTCAAAGTCATACCCGAAACTTGCGGTATTGGCAGCTAACAGACGGTTCTTTTTGTCGTTGTACGTATAGCTTGCGTTCTCAGGTGAAAGTATCTGCACCAATGGTTCATTCTGAACAACCTGCGTCCGGTTGCCGTTACCGTCAAGAGTGAAACTATAGCTCGCCAGTGTCGTGGCATCCGACTTTTTATTCTCAAGTGAAATCAATCTGTTTGCATTATCATAGCCATAGATCGTTACTGTGCCGTTGAAGTTCATAACGAAGTATAAGCGCCCTGCATCGTCATAATAATATGTCGCCGTCTGATTCAGCCAGTCAATCTTGACCGTCTCCAATCGATTCAATTCGTCATAAGTATAACTCACCGATTTATTCCCCGTATATATTAGCTTGGTCATATTGCCGTTAGCGTCGTACTCGTATGATACGGAAAAGCTTGCCGGATTCAGAGAGTAGGTGAATGTGGAAGATGTCAGCCGCCCGATAGTGTCATAAGCATAGCCTGTATTGCCTATTGAATCCTGCATTACCGTAAGTTGATCGTATTGGTCATAAGTGTAATTGACTGTCGAGGTATCAGGATATGTGACTCTTTCAACTTTATCGGTCGGCGTGTAAGCATAATCTATCATGTGACCCTTGCGGTCTATTTTATAAAGCAGCCTTCCCGCGTCATCGTAGGTAAACGATGTAGTCTTGCCCAGAGGGTCGGTCTTGAGTTTGAGTTGCAGGCGGTTATTATACTCGTTAAAATTTGTAGTGCTGCCAACCTGATCGGTGAGGCTGTACATTATGCCAATTGGATAGTAATTGGTAGTCAGCACGGGA carries:
- a CDS encoding tetratricopeptide repeat protein; this translates as MIMKSSNVIVLCLIITIPLLNGCSEENYLISRGNRENRDGNYESAIKIYDMALEINPRNADIYYNRGVAWFKMGKLDNAIVDYTKALEINKELIEAYINRGFIWNSKGNYDFALSDYTKALQLNPNNSLKGRIYFNRASTLFGKGDYESAIDNYTEGIKIDTSNSEAYYFRAEAWYEKSNLDNAISDYTKAIEFNSKYAQAVFNRANTWHEKRDFASAIKDYEKAIELDPQNALVYNNYSALLSSCTDGKFRDGTKALKLALKAIELRPGEVVFLGTLAAAYAESGNFKEAVQTGERAITLLKKDNNENLMNNLVSQLESYKVGKPWREDVKRKDWMREYKIKEPQKGGKSGK